Sequence from the Gemmatimonadota bacterium genome:
TGGCTTCCCGGTCTTGGGATCATTCAGTCGGGCGCGCTCGCCGAAGGCGTATTTCTCCCAGGCGGCATCGTTGAAGGCAACCACCATCGGCGACGCGTGCAGGGCGATCACGATCTGCGCCTCGCCCGGCTTGTCGCCGTAGGCGTCACGGCACGCATTCAGGAAGTTGTTGGCGCGCACCAGTGGGACCGCCTCACCAAGCACGTGAGCGTCGAACACCACCCGGTGCTTGGCGGTCAGCGTCGTGAGCCACCGGTGGTCGAAGTCCTCGGGGCCGGATGCCATCAGCTGCCCACGATGTAGGAGGCACCCTTTGCCTGCGCGAGCGCCAGGGCAGCCACCATCGCCGGCACCAACGTCACACCGGGCAGGATCGCCCGCCGCAGTTCGGCGTACGTCGCGTCCGCCGTGGCACCCTCGCGCTTGGCGGCGAGTTCGCGCGAGACCCGCATCAGCGTGTTGTTGCAGAGCAGGATACTCGCGCCACGCTTCTGCCAACTGGCGAGCGACGTCTGCGCGTAGGGCGCGCCGGCCTCGTCGCTCCGGGTCAGGTTCCGCGTCGCCCGGCTCTGGCTGCCCGGCTCGTTCATCGCCACCACCTCGCCCAGCGGCCAGGCCGCCCAGGCTTCATCGGCCAACCCGAGCGGCCACGCCGTGCCGTGCAGGCCGATGACGACCTGGACGTCGGCGGGCTTGGCCCCATAGCCGTCAAGCATCGCGTCGTAGTAGCGCTTCGGGTAGCCGAAGGCCTCGCCGCCGCCCCACGTCTTGGTGTCGAAGATGACGCGGTGCTTCTTGGTCAGGCCGTCGAGCCAGCGATTGTCCCAGTCGCCCGGCGCGGGCTCGGCATGCAGCAGGGGCGGGGCGGCGAGCACGGCACCGGCCAGCGCGACACGACCAAGGAAATCGCGACGGGGGATACCAGCGGGGAGGTGAGGCACAGACGGCTCCGGGTGATCGGAAAGGGTGGTACCTTTGGAACAGCGAGACGCCGCGTGTCGCGGCGACCCCGCACTCCCACGTCAGAATATGGACGGCCCAGCATGAAGGTTCCAGCGTCGCTCGCCCTGCTCCTCCCGATCGTGGCGTGTACCCCGGCGAAGCCGCCGGCGGTCACCCAGGCCCGGGTCTTCTTCGTCGCTCCGGCGGAAGGCATGCTGGCCAGCGACACGGTGCACATCCAGCTCGGCGCCGAAGGGTTGAAGATCGTCGCGGCCACCGGCAAGCGTGTCGAGGGCGAGGCGCACCATCACCTCTTCATCGACACCGATCCGACGGCAGATACGGTCATGATCCCGAAGAACGATGCCATTCGCCATCTGGGCACCGGGGCAGACACCGTCTCGTTGGTCCTGGCACCGGGCAGGCACCGGATCATTGCGGTGGCGGCCTGGGGCGATCACGTGCCCGTCGCCGGCGCGGTGCGCGACACCGTGACCTTCGACGTGCCCGCGGCCGTCATCAAGCCTTGAGCCAGATCCGGACCGCCATCACCATGAGGAAGGCGGCGAACCCCCGCTGCAACATGGCGGGGGCGATGCCCTGCGCGTAGCGGGCACCCGCCCACACGCCGAGGGAGAGTCCGGCCGCGATCAGCAGCGCGGCCCGGACATCCACGTGTCCCACCTTGTAATACTCACGCGCGCCGAGCAGGCCCACGGGCAGCAGTAGCGCGGCCAGCGAGGTGCCGGTGGCCAGGTGGATCGGCATCTTGAAGTAGCTGACCAGCACGACCACGATCACGATCCCTCCGCCGATGCCGAAGAGTCCGGAGAGCACGCCGGCAGCTCCGCCAACCAGCAGATAGAGGACGGTGTTCAAAAGAGCACCTCCACCCCGAAGCGAATGAGCCGCGGGGCACCATAGACGAAGAGCGGCTGCGTGAAGTCGCGCGCGGCGGCCTCGTAGAGTGGATACAACTCACTGCGTCCGCTCACGACCCCGTCGCCGTTGGTGTCCGCGGCGCGTCGATAGCGTGGCGACTCGTACGGGATTGCCTGGGGATTGGCGGTGTAGGCCGCTTCCGCCAGCGCCG
This genomic interval carries:
- a CDS encoding twin-arginine translocation signal domain-containing protein is translated as MPHLPAGIPRRDFLGRVALAGAVLAAPPLLHAEPAPGDWDNRWLDGLTKKHRVIFDTKTWGGGEAFGYPKRYYDAMLDGYGAKPADVQVVIGLHGTAWPLGLADEAWAAWPLGEVVAMNEPGSQSRATRNLTRSDEAGAPYAQTSLASWQKRGASILLCNNTLMRVSRELAAKREGATADATYAELRRAILPGVTLVPAMVAALALAQAKGASYIVGS
- a CDS encoding DUF4399 domain-containing protein; translation: MKVPASLALLLPIVACTPAKPPAVTQARVFFVAPAEGMLASDTVHIQLGAEGLKIVAATGKRVEGEAHHHLFIDTDPTADTVMIPKNDAIRHLGTGADTVSLVLAPGRHRIIAVAAWGDHVPVAGAVRDTVTFDVPAAVIKP
- a CDS encoding sulfite exporter TauE/SafE family protein, which produces MNTVLYLLVGGAAGVLSGLFGIGGGIVIVVVLVSYFKMPIHLATGTSLAALLLPVGLLGAREYYKVGHVDVRAALLIAAGLSLGVWAGARYAQGIAPAMLQRGFAAFLMVMAVRIWLKA